The following coding sequences lie in one Myxococcus xanthus genomic window:
- the exoO gene encoding spore coat polysaccharide biosynthesis glycosyltransferase ExoO, whose protein sequence is MRVLLVGDYPPPHGGVAVHVQQLHGYLRGRGVDVKVLDIGKGGRPAPDVIPARGAAPFALRLARHVATGWTIHAHTSGNNPKSWVLAGMVGSLPGPKSPRVITLHSGLLPDYLAASGTRQNFARVALAGYARVVAVSDAVKAALVGCGVSAEKIDVLPAFCPSQVRPGPVPSAVEAARSRRRVLLSMAHHPSPVYGRALMFRALRELAQAWPDVGLALFGPGLESEAFIRDVREARVAGHLEVLGELEHSAALGLISRSDAFVRPTTHDGDSISVREALTLGVPCVASDVCVRPEPTRVFAAGNAGELARVIREAVAAGPMHVPQVDAGPELLSLYGELSSNNGLKSSNEQGSGLGETRHAAQ, encoded by the coding sequence ATGCGCGTGCTCCTCGTCGGGGATTACCCGCCGCCGCATGGTGGCGTCGCGGTTCATGTTCAACAGCTTCATGGCTACCTGCGCGGCCGCGGGGTCGACGTGAAGGTGCTCGATATCGGGAAGGGGGGCCGGCCGGCTCCGGATGTCATCCCGGCTCGCGGCGCCGCTCCGTTCGCCCTGCGGCTCGCGCGGCACGTTGCCACCGGCTGGACGATTCACGCCCACACCAGTGGCAACAACCCGAAGTCCTGGGTGCTGGCGGGAATGGTGGGAAGCCTGCCCGGGCCGAAGTCTCCCCGGGTCATCACCCTCCACTCCGGACTGCTGCCGGACTACCTCGCCGCGTCCGGCACGCGCCAGAACTTCGCGCGCGTGGCGCTGGCGGGCTACGCGCGGGTGGTCGCCGTGTCCGACGCGGTGAAGGCCGCGCTGGTGGGCTGCGGCGTGTCCGCGGAGAAAATCGACGTGCTCCCGGCCTTCTGCCCCTCGCAGGTGCGGCCGGGGCCCGTTCCATCGGCGGTGGAGGCCGCGCGCTCCCGGCGGCGGGTGCTGCTGTCCATGGCGCACCACCCATCGCCCGTCTACGGGCGCGCGCTGATGTTCCGGGCCTTACGCGAGCTGGCGCAGGCGTGGCCGGACGTGGGCCTGGCGCTCTTCGGTCCGGGCCTGGAGTCCGAGGCCTTCATTCGCGACGTCCGCGAGGCGCGTGTGGCGGGCCACCTGGAGGTGCTGGGGGAACTCGAGCACTCCGCGGCGCTGGGGCTCATCTCGCGCAGTGACGCCTTCGTGCGGCCCACCACACATGACGGGGACTCCATCTCCGTGCGCGAGGCGCTGACGCTGGGAGTGCCCTGCGTGGCCAGCGATGTCTGCGTCCGGCCCGAGCCCACCCGCGTGTTCGCCGCGGGCAATGCCGGGGAGCTGGCGCGGGTGATTCGCGAGGCCGTGGCGGCAGGGCCCATGCATGTGCCCCAGGTGGATGCGGGGCCGGAGCTGCTCTCGCTGTACGGGGAGTTGTCCTCCAACAACGGTTTGAAGTCGTCAAACGAACAAGGTTCAGGCCTGGGGGAGACGAGACATGCGGCGCAGTGA
- a CDS encoding serine O-acetyltransferase — MGVDAMTFYRLARGLKKRGVPLLPAVLRKAIYYLHSSYIPEDAEIGEGTQLGYGGIGVVIHKAARIGRHCLISQQVTIGGRSGIEGAPVIGDYVRMGAGAKILGNIHIGDFAVIGANAVVVKDVAPGTVVAGVPARVIRQDPDPLGTYQREMGQLPPRVSLVSVPSSSTLRQ; from the coding sequence ATGGGTGTCGACGCGATGACGTTCTACCGGCTCGCGCGCGGGCTGAAGAAGCGGGGCGTGCCCCTGCTGCCAGCCGTGCTGCGCAAGGCCATCTACTATCTGCACAGTTCGTACATCCCCGAGGACGCGGAGATCGGCGAGGGGACACAACTGGGCTACGGCGGCATTGGCGTGGTCATCCACAAGGCCGCGCGGATTGGACGCCACTGCCTCATCTCGCAGCAGGTGACCATCGGCGGGCGCTCGGGCATCGAGGGCGCTCCCGTCATTGGTGACTACGTGCGCATGGGCGCGGGCGCGAAGATCCTGGGCAACATCCACATCGGTGACTTCGCCGTCATTGGCGCCAACGCGGTGGTGGTGAAGGACGTGGCGCCGGGCACCGTGGTGGCCGGGGTGCCCGCGCGGGTCATCCGGCAGGACCCGGATCCGCTCGGGACGTACCAGCGCGAGATGGGGCAGCTGCCGCCCCGTGTGTCGCTGGTGTCCGTGCCGTCGTCTTCCACGCTGCGCCAGTAG
- a CDS encoding thiazole synthase, translating to MSIQDKPFTIAGVTFSSRLILGTGKYPSHDIMKRCHESSGTEMVTVAVRRLDLKATGEASLMNWIDRNRLRLLPNTALCYTADDAVRTCRLAEELGMSKWVKLEVLGDEKTLYPDVEETVKAARILVKEGFTVLPYTSDDPITARKLEDAGCAAVMPLAAPIGSGLGIRNPHNIRLILETVKVPVIVDAGVGTASDAAIAMELGVEAVLMNTAIAGAQDPVRMAVAMKKAVEAGRDAYLAGRIPRKAYGSASSPIEGLVHH from the coding sequence ATGAGCATCCAGGACAAGCCTTTCACCATCGCCGGAGTGACGTTCAGCTCCCGGCTCATCCTCGGCACGGGGAAGTATCCCAGCCACGACATCATGAAGCGCTGCCACGAGTCCTCCGGCACGGAGATGGTGACCGTGGCCGTGCGCCGCCTGGACCTCAAGGCCACGGGCGAGGCGTCGCTGATGAACTGGATTGACCGCAACCGCCTGCGCCTGCTCCCCAACACGGCGCTCTGCTACACGGCGGATGACGCGGTCCGCACCTGCCGGCTCGCGGAGGAGCTGGGCATGAGCAAGTGGGTGAAGCTCGAGGTGCTCGGCGACGAGAAGACGCTCTACCCGGACGTCGAGGAGACGGTGAAGGCGGCCCGCATCCTGGTGAAGGAGGGCTTCACCGTGCTGCCCTACACCAGCGACGACCCCATCACCGCCCGCAAGCTGGAGGACGCGGGCTGCGCGGCCGTGATGCCGCTGGCGGCGCCCATCGGCAGCGGCCTGGGCATCCGCAACCCGCACAACATCCGCCTCATCCTGGAGACGGTGAAGGTCCCCGTCATCGTGGACGCGGGCGTGGGCACGGCGTCCGACGCGGCCATCGCCATGGAGCTGGGCGTGGAGGCGGTACTGATGAACACCGCCATCGCCGGCGCGCAGGACCCGGTGCGCATGGCCGTGGCCATGAAGAAGGCGGTGGAGGCCGGCCGCGACGCATACCTTGCGGGCCGCATCCCCCGAAAGGCCTACGGCTCCGCGTCCAGCCCGATTGAAGGGCTCGTCCACCACTGA
- the exoL gene encoding spore coat polysaccharide deacetylase ExoL, translating into MAAYRRSQSGGRRILIVSYHRVVSDFTGELQRSIPGLLISQETFRRHLEEAHAAGFELASIGDAVDVMNGRRVAKKDLCVVTFDDGYRDVYRYAYPVLKEMGIPAITYLPTAFINTDKRFNHDRLFHLLRRVQERRFRPFYDSLPAPALQLLGPILSGQKTVSASLDDFIGEHPTRVLTEIIDALEQQLGGGADLLPEQGDIMNWDEVRRMARDGFEFGAHTLGHTVLTLEPQEVVEREILESKRAIEREVGITVRDFAYCNGWYSDEVIRVLSANGFRSGVTTEDMPNRIGGDPFTLKRKVLWENFSLGMLGDYSSALTGCQLDDCFGVLGMSSPVPGKRPHFISAPTVGNQLSSAPVRVSPKPATSNEIVVGPETATTIQEAP; encoded by the coding sequence ATGGCCGCGTATCGGCGCTCCCAGTCTGGCGGGAGGCGCATCCTCATCGTGAGCTACCACCGCGTGGTGAGCGACTTCACCGGGGAGCTGCAGCGCTCGATTCCCGGGCTGCTCATCTCCCAGGAGACCTTCCGCCGGCACCTGGAGGAGGCGCACGCGGCGGGCTTCGAGCTGGCCTCCATCGGTGACGCGGTGGACGTCATGAATGGCCGCCGGGTGGCGAAGAAGGACCTGTGCGTCGTCACGTTCGACGACGGCTACCGCGACGTCTACCGGTACGCCTATCCGGTGCTCAAGGAGATGGGCATTCCGGCCATCACCTACCTGCCCACGGCGTTCATCAACACCGACAAGCGCTTCAACCACGACCGGCTGTTCCACCTGCTTCGCCGTGTCCAGGAGCGCCGCTTCCGGCCGTTCTACGACTCGCTGCCCGCGCCCGCGCTGCAACTGCTGGGGCCCATCCTCTCCGGGCAGAAGACGGTGTCGGCGTCGCTGGACGACTTCATCGGCGAGCACCCCACGCGCGTGCTGACGGAGATCATCGACGCGCTGGAGCAGCAGCTCGGCGGCGGCGCGGACCTGCTGCCGGAGCAGGGCGACATCATGAACTGGGACGAGGTGCGCCGCATGGCGCGCGACGGCTTCGAGTTCGGCGCGCACACGCTGGGCCACACGGTGCTGACGCTGGAGCCGCAGGAGGTGGTGGAGCGCGAGATCCTGGAGTCCAAGCGCGCCATCGAGCGCGAGGTGGGCATCACCGTGCGCGACTTCGCCTACTGCAACGGCTGGTACTCGGACGAGGTCATCCGCGTGCTATCGGCCAACGGCTTCCGTTCCGGTGTCACCACGGAGGACATGCCCAACCGCATTGGCGGTGACCCGTTCACCCTCAAGCGCAAGGTGCTGTGGGAGAACTTCAGCCTGGGCATGCTCGGCGACTACTCGTCGGCACTCACCGGCTGCCAGCTGGATGACTGCTTCGGGGTGCTGGGCATGAGCAGCCCGGTGCCGGGGAAGCGCCCCCATTTCATCAGCGCCCCCACCGTGGGAAACCAGTTGAGCAGTGCCCCGGTGCGGGTGAGCCCCAAGCCAGCGACCAGCAATGAAATCGTGGTGGGTCCGGAGACCGCCACGACCATCCAGGAGGCTCCGTGA
- a CDS encoding DUF4129 domain-containing protein, producing MPSLPLLLLLASLPCAEREDITLDLRETAEHRPAGFADEVSTLSARLGGIPLPPAQDGDTTPERAEQIARFLKEACDVQALANNPNAVSPPPTEPERLEAILDRPEFARARQRHGDALKRIMREVTAWLEGLFESREAQGFAVATRAVMLGLALALILWGVLRLRARRGRRAARVSASSATSAEPLVLDSPAEHLRRARAALSTDAREAIREGLLSLLSSLEEQRLARPDRVRTNRELAAELPGRGAPAALVREVERLMGWYDRTFYSLAPVAPEDAARFVTEVESLNGTLATEGAR from the coding sequence GTGCCGAGCCTGCCCCTCCTCCTGCTGCTGGCCTCCCTGCCCTGCGCCGAGCGCGAGGACATCACCCTGGACCTGCGCGAGACGGCCGAACACCGCCCCGCCGGGTTCGCCGATGAAGTGAGCACGCTGTCAGCACGCCTGGGCGGAATCCCGCTGCCTCCCGCCCAGGATGGGGACACCACGCCCGAGCGCGCGGAGCAGATCGCGCGCTTCCTGAAGGAGGCCTGTGACGTCCAGGCGCTGGCGAACAATCCCAACGCCGTTTCTCCTCCACCGACAGAACCCGAGCGGCTGGAGGCCATCCTCGACAGGCCCGAGTTCGCCCGCGCGCGCCAGCGACACGGCGATGCACTGAAGCGCATCATGCGGGAGGTGACAGCGTGGCTGGAGGGCCTCTTCGAATCGAGGGAGGCCCAGGGCTTCGCGGTGGCTACGCGCGCGGTGATGCTGGGGCTGGCGCTCGCGCTCATCCTGTGGGGCGTGCTCCGGCTCCGCGCGAGGCGTGGACGCAGGGCGGCGCGGGTCTCCGCATCCTCCGCGACGAGCGCGGAGCCGTTGGTCCTGGACTCTCCGGCGGAGCACCTGCGCAGGGCCCGCGCGGCGCTCTCCACCGATGCACGCGAAGCCATCCGGGAAGGCCTGTTGAGCCTGCTGTCCTCACTGGAGGAGCAGCGGCTGGCCCGGCCAGACCGTGTGCGGACGAACCGTGAGCTGGCGGCGGAGCTACCGGGCCGCGGCGCTCCCGCGGCGCTGGTGCGAGAGGTGGAGCGGCTCATGGGCTGGTACGACCGGACCTTCTATTCGCTCGCGCCGGTGGCGCCAGAGGACGCCGCCCGCTTCGTCACCGAGGTCGAGTCGCTGAACGGAACCCTGGCCACGGAGGGCGCACGGTGA
- a CDS encoding DUF4350 domain-containing protein has product MTNPRAVVFFGVLIALALAMGLSTRTDAPDSPVPTVENTAPQGARALYLYLREGGRAVDTLLSPLEAIPPDTRTLVLAAPEGRPVTTEEVTELERFINEGGTLVYLSPRELGKNQAALEGWLQLESGLMMPASSRGLDSTLSDVGGTTVDVWLPVGPLHGLSRFRVSQDRGLRMGHDDAVPVAGLGGAVAVWRRGMGKGEVYVLAGSDLLENRRLELLDNLRFWEALAARGPLLFDEYHHQLAPPPPFSRGIWVFAAQVLAVGLLYVVSRGTRFGAPRPLRVERHRSALEYVRSMGWLMRRAKVEKELLPELDHALRQQMQERLGIPLSLSDADAARLMEQDGGVSATEYLEAKADLTRTHAQPTVAPADYARVARRYAHLERALAGREARA; this is encoded by the coding sequence GTGACGAACCCCCGGGCCGTCGTCTTCTTCGGAGTGCTCATCGCACTGGCCCTGGCGATGGGCCTGTCCACGCGCACGGACGCGCCTGACTCCCCGGTGCCCACCGTGGAGAACACGGCGCCGCAGGGTGCTCGCGCGCTCTATCTGTACCTCCGCGAGGGGGGCCGGGCCGTGGACACACTGCTTTCGCCGCTCGAAGCCATTCCGCCTGACACGCGAACCCTGGTGCTGGCGGCGCCCGAGGGCCGGCCCGTGACGACGGAAGAAGTCACCGAGCTGGAACGCTTCATCAACGAGGGCGGCACCCTGGTGTACCTGTCGCCCCGTGAGCTGGGGAAGAATCAAGCGGCGCTCGAGGGGTGGCTGCAGTTGGAGTCCGGGCTGATGATGCCGGCGAGCAGCCGCGGCCTGGACTCGACACTGTCCGACGTGGGCGGAACCACCGTGGACGTGTGGCTGCCCGTGGGCCCCCTGCACGGACTCTCCCGCTTTCGAGTCTCCCAGGACCGGGGCCTGCGCATGGGCCACGATGACGCCGTGCCCGTCGCCGGCCTGGGTGGCGCGGTGGCGGTGTGGCGCAGGGGCATGGGCAAGGGCGAAGTGTACGTGCTGGCTGGCTCGGACCTGCTGGAGAACCGGCGCCTGGAGCTGCTGGACAACCTGCGCTTCTGGGAAGCGCTGGCTGCCCGCGGGCCCCTGCTGTTCGACGAGTATCACCACCAGCTCGCGCCGCCGCCCCCCTTCTCCCGTGGCATCTGGGTCTTCGCGGCGCAGGTGCTGGCGGTGGGCCTGCTCTACGTCGTGTCGCGAGGCACACGCTTCGGTGCGCCGCGCCCGCTGCGCGTGGAGCGGCACCGGTCCGCGCTGGAGTACGTGCGCAGCATGGGCTGGCTGATGCGCCGCGCGAAGGTGGAGAAGGAACTGCTGCCGGAGCTGGACCACGCCCTGCGCCAGCAGATGCAGGAGCGCCTGGGCATCCCGCTGAGCCTGTCGGACGCGGACGCCGCGCGCCTGATGGAACAGGACGGAGGCGTCTCCGCCACCGAGTACCTGGAGGCGAAGGCCGACCTCACGCGGACCCACGCGCAGCCCACCGTGGCACCGGCGGACTACGCGCGGGTGGCCCGCCGCTACGCCCACCTGGAGCGGGCGCTGGCGGGCCGCGAAGCCCGCGCCTAG
- the thiS gene encoding sulfur carrier protein ThiS yields the protein MQVWVNGETREVPEGTTLSALLESLQVGGPGVAVEVNAEVVRRARHPEHHLQAGDRVEIVTFVGGG from the coding sequence ATGCAGGTCTGGGTCAACGGAGAGACGCGCGAGGTGCCGGAAGGCACCACCCTTTCGGCGCTGCTGGAGTCGCTTCAAGTGGGCGGCCCCGGCGTCGCCGTGGAAGTGAACGCGGAGGTGGTGCGCCGCGCCCGCCATCCCGAACACCACCTCCAGGCGGGAGACCGCGTGGAAATCGTCACCTTCGTCGGCGGCGGCTAG
- a CDS encoding thiamine phosphate synthase, which produces MVPSTLPRLVVITDWRLPPERLRWALTRALDAGPGVAVQHRHPEATGRRFLDEARELAALCHPRGNPLFINGRVDVALLVGAHVHLPAHGPFPMDVRPHLPAGRWISAAVHDVAEAHAARGADLALVSPVFAPGSKPGDTRPSLGPEGFSALAAALPFPALALGGITPARAVTLPDAAGFAVISSVLEADDPTAAARSLLAACAGRDMLRTP; this is translated from the coding sequence GTGGTGCCTTCCACCCTTCCTCGGCTCGTCGTCATCACCGACTGGCGCCTGCCGCCCGAGCGGCTGAGGTGGGCGCTCACCCGGGCGCTCGACGCCGGGCCCGGGGTGGCCGTCCAGCACCGCCACCCCGAGGCCACCGGGCGCCGCTTCCTCGACGAGGCGCGGGAGCTGGCCGCGCTGTGCCACCCGCGAGGCAACCCGCTCTTCATCAATGGGCGGGTCGACGTGGCGCTGCTCGTCGGCGCCCATGTCCACCTTCCCGCCCATGGCCCTTTCCCCATGGACGTCCGCCCGCACCTTCCCGCGGGGAGGTGGATCAGCGCCGCCGTCCATGACGTGGCGGAGGCCCATGCGGCCCGGGGCGCGGACCTCGCCTTGGTGAGCCCGGTGTTCGCTCCCGGCTCCAAGCCGGGGGACACGCGGCCGTCTCTTGGACCCGAGGGATTCAGCGCCCTGGCCGCGGCGTTGCCCTTTCCCGCGCTGGCCCTGGGCGGAATCACCCCCGCGCGCGCGGTGACGCTGCCGGACGCGGCGGGCTTCGCGGTCATCTCGTCCGTCCTGGAGGCCGACGACCCCACCGCGGCGGCTCGGAGCCTGCTGGCCGCGTGCGCCGGGCGGGATATGCTGCGCACCCCGTGA
- the exoP gene encoding spore coat polysaccharide biosynthesis glycosyltransferase ExoP encodes MRRSDELDLARRALRGRDLVVFSNDWDGDPLSKVHIMRILSRENRILWVNSIGNRAPKANAHDVKRIFDKLGRFTEGVREVEPNIHVLSPLAIPFYGSELVRGANRQLLRLQVLRAMKKLGFQKPISWSFLPASAPVSGTLGEEFVIYHCVDEFSAFSDTNGRHIAELEERLLKRADLCITSAERLRENKARVNPRTVLVRHGTDFTHFVKACDPATTIPADIARLPKPIIGFFGLVADWVDQEAIIATARAHPEGSVVIIGKTTPDCDDSALRAEPNIHMLGRKPYADLPGYSKAFDVALMPFKVSELTLNANPLKVREYLASGLPVVSTDLPEVRKVGLCKIAKDTGDFVRKVDECLADKPGPNRERAERIFGESWDARVDEIRHHVGAALMADGKPL; translated from the coding sequence ATGCGGCGCAGTGATGAGCTGGACCTCGCGCGCAGGGCACTGCGCGGACGTGACCTGGTGGTGTTCTCCAACGACTGGGATGGGGACCCGCTGTCGAAGGTCCACATCATGCGGATTCTCTCCCGGGAGAACCGCATCCTCTGGGTGAACAGCATCGGCAACCGCGCGCCGAAGGCCAACGCGCATGACGTGAAGCGCATCTTCGACAAGCTGGGCCGCTTCACCGAAGGCGTCCGCGAGGTGGAGCCCAACATCCACGTGCTGTCGCCGCTGGCCATTCCCTTCTATGGCTCGGAGCTGGTGCGCGGCGCCAACCGGCAGCTGCTGCGGCTCCAGGTGCTGCGGGCGATGAAGAAGCTGGGCTTCCAGAAGCCCATCTCCTGGAGCTTCCTGCCCGCGTCCGCCCCGGTGTCCGGCACGCTGGGCGAGGAGTTCGTCATCTACCACTGCGTGGACGAGTTCTCCGCCTTCAGCGACACCAACGGCCGCCACATCGCGGAGCTGGAGGAGCGGCTGCTCAAGCGCGCCGACCTCTGCATCACCTCCGCGGAGCGGCTGCGTGAGAACAAGGCCCGCGTCAATCCTCGCACGGTGCTGGTGCGGCATGGCACCGACTTCACCCACTTCGTGAAGGCGTGCGACCCGGCCACGACGATTCCCGCGGACATCGCCCGTCTGCCCAAGCCCATCATCGGCTTCTTCGGGCTGGTGGCGGACTGGGTGGACCAGGAGGCCATCATCGCCACGGCCCGCGCCCACCCGGAAGGCTCGGTGGTCATCATCGGCAAGACGACGCCGGACTGCGACGACTCCGCGCTGCGCGCCGAGCCGAACATCCACATGCTGGGCCGCAAGCCGTACGCGGACCTGCCCGGCTACAGCAAGGCGTTCGACGTGGCGCTGATGCCGTTCAAGGTCAGCGAGCTGACGCTCAACGCCAACCCGCTCAAGGTGCGTGAGTACCTGGCGTCCGGCCTGCCCGTGGTGTCCACGGACCTGCCAGAGGTCCGCAAGGTGGGGCTCTGCAAGATTGCCAAGGACACCGGGGACTTCGTGCGCAAGGTGGACGAGTGTCTGGCGGACAAGCCCGGTCCGAACCGCGAGCGCGCCGAGCGCATCTTCGGCGAGAGCTGGGACGCGCGCGTGGATGAGATTCGCCACCACGTGGGCGCGGCGCTCATGGCGGACGGCAAGCCGCTCTGA
- the exoM gene encoding spore coat polysaccharide flippase ExoM has protein sequence MSGSSTSAASGGSFLGRAGPLVLARLFTAGLTLSIPLVLARVLNLDDYGTYYQLFLIATTLYYVLPFGVVQSLYYFLPRTDAKRPFLGQTLLFMSAMGLVGAGAVWALLGHVAGWFSNPALAEYRLPLAAYTAFLLGSFPLEVSLTSQGRTKASAVVYLVSDAVRASVMVVPPLLGASLYGMMMAVAAFAGLRYLATWVVSLRGATGPLVDGQRFREQLTYAAPFGAAMLLAIPQQNAHLYAVAGAVAPALYALYRVGCFQLPVVDLLYTPTSEVLMVRLGELEREGRLEEGVEAFREAAGKLAYFFLPFAAFLFSAAPEFIGAMFGEKFLPAVPVFRISVLGVVLSILPMDGTLRARGQTRAIFASYAVKAAVTVPLVWLGVKHFGLMGGIGSWALAEVVGKAMLLARVPAALSTPERKLGVADVVPWQSLGKATLAACAAAAAVFVLRAGSHGAWAHLPTGFLWRVLPLAVAGALFFIGYLVVLHFTGVRPLSLIAGLRARRAG, from the coding sequence GTGAGCGGAAGTTCCACGTCGGCCGCGTCCGGGGGCTCGTTCCTCGGGCGCGCCGGCCCCTTGGTGTTGGCCCGGCTGTTCACCGCCGGGCTGACGCTGTCCATTCCCCTCGTGCTCGCCCGGGTGCTGAACCTGGACGACTACGGGACGTACTACCAGCTGTTCCTCATCGCCACGACGCTCTACTACGTCCTGCCGTTCGGCGTGGTGCAGAGCCTCTACTACTTCCTGCCTCGCACGGACGCGAAGCGGCCCTTCCTGGGGCAGACGCTGCTGTTCATGTCCGCCATGGGCCTGGTGGGCGCGGGAGCGGTGTGGGCGCTGCTCGGGCATGTGGCGGGCTGGTTCTCCAACCCCGCGCTGGCCGAGTACCGCCTGCCGCTGGCCGCGTACACCGCCTTCCTGCTGGGGAGCTTCCCGCTGGAGGTGTCCCTCACCTCGCAGGGCCGCACGAAGGCGTCCGCGGTCGTGTACCTGGTATCGGACGCGGTGCGGGCCTCGGTGATGGTGGTGCCACCACTCCTGGGCGCCTCGCTCTACGGAATGATGATGGCGGTGGCGGCCTTCGCGGGCCTCCGCTACCTGGCGACGTGGGTGGTGTCGCTGCGCGGTGCCACCGGACCTTTGGTGGACGGCCAGCGCTTCCGCGAGCAACTGACCTACGCGGCGCCGTTCGGCGCGGCGATGCTGTTGGCCATTCCGCAGCAGAACGCGCACCTGTACGCGGTGGCGGGCGCGGTGGCGCCGGCGCTGTACGCGCTCTATCGCGTCGGCTGCTTCCAACTGCCGGTGGTGGACCTCTTGTACACGCCCACCAGCGAGGTGCTGATGGTGCGGCTGGGCGAACTGGAGCGCGAGGGCCGCCTGGAAGAGGGCGTGGAGGCCTTCCGCGAAGCGGCCGGGAAGCTGGCCTACTTCTTCCTGCCTTTCGCGGCGTTCCTCTTCTCGGCGGCGCCGGAGTTCATCGGGGCGATGTTCGGTGAGAAGTTCCTGCCCGCGGTGCCCGTCTTCCGCATCAGCGTGCTGGGCGTGGTGCTCTCCATCCTCCCCATGGACGGGACGCTGCGCGCCCGGGGGCAGACGCGGGCCATCTTCGCGTCCTACGCGGTGAAGGCGGCGGTGACGGTGCCGCTGGTGTGGCTGGGTGTGAAGCACTTCGGGCTGATGGGCGGCATCGGCTCGTGGGCGCTGGCGGAGGTGGTGGGCAAGGCCATGCTGCTGGCCCGGGTGCCCGCGGCGCTGTCCACGCCGGAGCGGAAGCTGGGCGTGGCGGACGTGGTTCCCTGGCAGTCGCTGGGCAAGGCCACGCTGGCGGCGTGCGCGGCGGCGGCGGCGGTGTTCGTCCTGCGGGCTGGTTCCCACGGGGCCTGGGCGCACCTGCCCACGGGCTTCCTGTGGCGCGTGCTGCCGCTGGCGGTGGCCGGGGCACTGTTCTTCATCGGATACCTGGTGGTGCTGCACTTCACGGGGGTGCGGCCGCTCAGCCTGATCGCGGGGCTGCGAGCGCGAAGGGCGGGGTAG
- a CDS encoding serine/threonine-protein kinase yields the protein MSTHPPEPPASKPFILFTTGATAYELIRYLGARGSGELLLARRHYAGVPGDLVLIKRLQDVGDAQGRARLREEVKLLMRLSHPAIVQVFLVRVHEGLPHLVMEHVDGKSLETLISYAALRRRPFSEAFAAYVGAEVADALHHAHALEDARGRPLGIVHRDVSPRSLRLDARGHVKLSDFAMAWAKLPGRIVTETHVVRGDLAYASPEALARKPLDGRADLFSLGVVLLEVLTGLHLLDLEDVERAALAAGPLPDAEVLLAEVPSWLPAPLMAARMACLAPAHVERATQGLSPAMRAILGRLLRREPSERFQSGQELADALRAVLAGQGYAYGPTEAAREATQVRRDARCRRQMADVLRWEDSERPEAPPRTTSGSGP from the coding sequence ATGTCCACTCACCCCCCAGAGCCACCCGCTTCAAAGCCGTTCATCCTCTTCACAACCGGGGCCACGGCGTATGAGTTGATCCGCTACCTCGGGGCACGGGGCTCCGGAGAGCTGCTGCTCGCCCGGCGGCACTATGCGGGCGTCCCCGGCGACCTCGTGCTCATCAAACGTTTGCAGGACGTCGGCGACGCGCAGGGGCGCGCGCGCCTGCGCGAAGAGGTCAAGCTGCTGATGCGGCTCAGCCACCCGGCCATCGTGCAGGTGTTCCTGGTGCGGGTGCATGAAGGATTGCCCCATCTGGTCATGGAGCACGTAGACGGAAAGTCGCTGGAGACGCTCATCAGCTACGCGGCCCTGCGGCGTCGGCCCTTCTCAGAAGCGTTCGCCGCCTACGTGGGCGCGGAAGTGGCGGATGCGCTGCACCATGCCCATGCGCTGGAAGATGCCCGGGGCCGTCCGTTGGGCATCGTCCACCGGGATGTGTCGCCGCGGAGCCTGCGTCTGGACGCGCGGGGCCATGTGAAGCTGTCTGACTTCGCCATGGCCTGGGCGAAGCTGCCGGGGCGCATCGTCACGGAGACCCATGTCGTCCGGGGCGACCTGGCCTATGCCTCACCGGAAGCGCTGGCGCGAAAGCCGCTGGACGGCCGCGCCGACCTTTTCTCCCTGGGGGTGGTGCTGCTCGAGGTGCTCACCGGCTTGCACCTGTTGGATCTGGAGGACGTGGAGCGGGCCGCGCTTGCCGCGGGGCCGCTGCCTGACGCGGAGGTGCTGCTGGCGGAGGTGCCCAGCTGGCTGCCCGCGCCCTTGATGGCCGCGCGCATGGCGTGTCTGGCTCCGGCGCATGTGGAACGCGCCACCCAGGGATTGTCCCCGGCCATGCGGGCCATCCTCGGCCGGCTCTTGCGCCGGGAGCCTTCAGAGCGCTTCCAGTCCGGGCAGGAACTGGCGGACGCCCTGCGCGCCGTGTTGGCCGGTCAGGGGTATGCCTACGGACCGACCGAAGCCGCGCGGGAGGCCACCCAGGTCCGCCGCGACGCCCGCTGCCGCCGGCAGATGGCGGATGTGCTGCGCTGGGAGGACTCCGAGCGTCCGGAGGCCCCGCCGCGCACGACATCCGGGTCGGGGCCTTGA